From a single Pseudalkalibacillus hwajinpoensis genomic region:
- a CDS encoding DUF2521 family protein, with translation MNNVITVFKERQRHKRLEFERKILIEISLKDLSDNIRDMFSPFFSDAILYKGDVENVCMDIAIEAYLLGAEYSKFSYHGESMAMVHKRCFALEKALIEALFDYWLFWKTSEGYEESLQIACDVFVSNWWKEGCEKGVMRRRLRLQ, from the coding sequence ATGAACAACGTGATTACTGTATTTAAAGAACGCCAGCGTCATAAGCGCCTTGAATTCGAACGGAAAATACTGATTGAAATTTCATTGAAGGATTTATCCGATAATATCAGAGATATGTTTTCCCCTTTTTTTTCTGATGCGATTTTATATAAAGGGGATGTTGAAAATGTGTGTATGGATATTGCGATCGAGGCTTATTTACTCGGAGCGGAGTATAGTAAATTTTCCTATCACGGAGAATCGATGGCGATGGTGCATAAACGCTGTTTTGCATTAGAGAAAGCTTTAATCGAAGCCTTGTTTGATTACTGGCTCTTCTGGAAAACTTCAGAAGGATATGAAGAATCTCTTCAAATTGCCTGTGATGTCTTTGTTTCTAACTGGTGGAAAGAAGGATGTGAAAAAGGGGTTATGAGGCGTCGTCTCCGACTCCAATAA
- the rpsI gene encoding 30S ribosomal protein S9, producing the protein MAQVQYNGTGRRKHSVARVRLLPGNGRMVINNREIDDYFDLETLKLISKQPLVETGTEGTYDIFVNVSGGGFTGQAGAIRHGIARALLQADPESRASLKRAGFLTRDARMKERKKYGLKAARRAPQFSKR; encoded by the coding sequence ATGGCACAAGTACAATACAACGGCACTGGCCGACGTAAGCACTCTGTAGCACGCGTACGTTTACTTCCTGGTAACGGACGTATGGTTATTAACAATCGTGAGATCGATGACTATTTCGATCTTGAAACACTAAAGCTTATCTCTAAGCAACCACTAGTAGAAACTGGTACTGAAGGCACTTATGATATCTTCGTAAATGTTAGCGGTGGTGGATTTACTGGACAAGCGGGCGCGATCCGTCACGGAATCGCTCGTGCACTTCTTCAAGCTGATCCGGAATCACGTGCTTCTCTTAAGCGCGCTGGCTTCCTAACTCGAGATGCTCGTATGAAAGAGCGTAAAAAATACGGTCTTAAAGCAGCACGTCGTGCACCTCAGTTCTCAAAGCGTTAA
- the rplM gene encoding 50S ribosomal protein L13: protein MRTTFMAKGHEVERKWYIVDAEGQTLGRLASEVAAILRGKNKVTFTPHVDTGDHVIILNAEKIELTGNKLNDKMYYRHSGHPGGLKSRTALEMRTNRSEQMLELAIKGMLPKNSLGRQMIKKLHVFAGSEHNHQAQQPEKYELRG, encoded by the coding sequence ATGCGTACAACATTTATGGCTAAAGGCCACGAAGTCGAGCGCAAATGGTACATCGTTGATGCTGAAGGTCAAACACTTGGCCGTCTAGCAAGTGAAGTAGCAGCGATCCTACGCGGTAAAAATAAAGTAACTTTCACACCTCACGTTGACACTGGTGATCATGTGATCATCCTTAACGCTGAGAAAATCGAACTAACTGGTAACAAGCTTAATGACAAGATGTACTACCGTCATAGTGGACACCCAGGTGGTTTGAAATCAAGAACTGCTCTTGAAATGCGTACTAACCGTTCTGAGCAAATGCTTGAACTTGCAATCAAAGGTATGCTTCCAAAGAACAGCCTTGGTCGCCAAATGATTAAAAAGCTTCATGTATTCGCTGGTAGCGAGCACAATCACCAGGCACAACAGCCTGAAAAATACGAACTAAGAGGATAA